AAGCCAGCAAATAACGAACTTAATGAAAGCTTTAATATTTTTATCCCCATGGGGATATTAAAAGGCTTTGATGATAAAAAGAGCAATGTAATAGTCGCATTTCAGGGCTGTTCGCATACTGGATTTTGCTATGCGCCGATGAGAAGTGAGTTTAGGCTCTCTCTGCTCCCACCAAAGGTGCTTGAAACTAAGCTAAATATAGTAAATGCTCCAAACCAACCTAGCAAAACCAGCCTCAGTAGTGATGAACAAATCGCAAACGAACTTAGCAAAAGCTCGTTTTTTTGGATACTAGCTAGCTTTTTTGGCTATGGAATTTTACTTAGCCTTACTCCGTGCGTGCTACCTATGGTGCCTGTGCTAAGTGGCATCATCGTAGCAAAAGCAAGTAGTGGCGCAAGCAGGGGCGCAAAACTGCTAGCAAGCCTAGAATATGTGCTAGCAATGAGCGTAGCAAATGCTGTGCTTGGCGTGCTTGCAGCTACTTTGGGTGCTGGGCTTGCAGCTTACTTGCAGCAGCCTATTTTTATTATTTTTGGCACTATTATTTTTGTGCTTTTAGCAGTTCTTATTTTTAGCTCACACTCAGCCATTTTTGTTAGATTTAATAACTTCTTAAACGCCAAAGCTGGCGCATTTTCAGGGCATTTTGGAGTGATTTTCATGGGGGCTATTTCAGCCCTTATCCTAAGTCCTTGCGTAGCAGCACCTTTGGCTGGGGCTTTGCTTTATATAGCAGGTTCTGGGGATATTTTGCTTGGTGGATTTGCGCTTTTTGCGCTTGGGCTTGGTATGGGAGCACCGCTACTTGCTATTGGTGCTGGTTTTGCTAGTATGCCTAGACCTGGGGCTTGGATGATGAAAATCACGCAGATTTTTGGCTTTGTTATGCTTGGGGTTGCTATTTGGCTGCTTTCTCGCATTATAGGTGATTTTGCGTGGATTTTATACGGACTTTTGGGAGTTTTTGCTGGGGTGTTTTTGGCTGATTTTAAGGCACCAGCAAATGCTATTGCTAGAGCATTTTTAGCTTTAAATCTTAGTTTTATAGCTGCTGGGCTTGCTTGTTTTATGATTTTTGCTCTATCTTTTGGGGTAGGGAATTCTAGATTTAGCTCAAATGCTGCTGCAACTGAGCTAAAAGCAGATTTAAGCATAGATGATTTAAGCAAACTTCAAGAAAAAATAAAAACTGCCTCAAAACCTGTAATAGTAGACTTTTGGGCGTCTTGGTGTGTAAATTGTATAGAGTTTGAAAAAGAACTTAGCAAAGATGAGATGGCACAAAAATTGCTTAGTAATTTTGAAATCATCAAAGTAGATTTGAGCAATATGAGCGAAAAAAAACAAGGAATTCTAGAATTCTACTCTATTTTTGGTCCGCCTGCTTTTTTGATTTTTAAAAGCGGTGAGCTTAGAAAAAAGATAATCGCCACGCCAAAAATGGATGAATTTAAAGAAATTCTAAAAGAATTTTCATAGAAAATGCTTAATTTTTCATCTATTTAAAAAAAATTTGTGATAAAATAGCGTAAATATTTCAAAGGAGAAAAAATGATTTTAAATGTTAAAAGCCCTATTCTTGGCTTTGAGGATGTTCGTAGTGTAGAGATTACCGAGCTTGAAAATGGTTTTTTTAAACTAACTAGCAAAGAGCGTGATGCTAACAAAGAGCCTGTGAGCTTCACTATTATTGATCCTTATGTAGTCCGTCCTGATTATGACTTTGAGCTTCCAACTCCATATCAAGTGCTAATGGATATAAACAATGATAGCCAACTAAGAGTTTTTAACATGGTTATGTTATCTCGCACTATCGAAGAAAGTGGCGTAAACTTCCTAGCTCCACTTGTTTGTAATATGAATAACAATACAATCAGCCAAGTAGTGCTTGATCCAAAGTTCTACCCAGAATACAGCCAAACTGAGAAAATCGGCACTTTGGTAAACAAAAATTTATTCACTGTAAAAGGTCCTATCCTAGGCTTTGAGGATATCACAAAGGTAGAAATCACTCCACTTGATAAGTTCTTTGTAACAATGAAAAGCGTAGAAAGTGGCGCAGAGCACAAAAACACAAGCTTTACGCTAATCAATCCTTATGTGCTAAGAAGTGATTATAGTTTTGATGTACCAACTCCGTATCAAGTGCTACTTGATATAAATGATAGAAGTGATCTAAGAGTCTATAACATGGTTATGCTAGGCAAAACTATCGGCGAGAGCGGTGTAAACTTCATCGCGCCTATCGTTTGTAATGTAAAAAACAACACAATGGCTCAAATCGTCCTTGATCCAAAAGACTATGTAGAATACTCTCAAGCTGAGAAAATTTCTAACTTTTTAAGCTAGGTTTGAGATGAAGGGGGCTTTTTCGCTTATTGAACTACTTTTAGCTATTGTTGTAGTGGGTGTTGCTGTAGCAGCTCTGCCTTTTATCGCTATTAGCACAGGCAAGGCAAATGTCCAAGCTGTGGTATCTGAGGTCGTTACTTCTAGTAGAATTTTCATCGATGATATACTCTCTGAGCCGTGGAATTCTGCTATTGCTGATGGTTTTACTGACAGCAGCGGAGCTGTGATGTATAGCGGAATTTTAGATGCGCAAAGTGGTGATGCCCGCTTTGCTGCTGGTACAAAAAAATACTTCAGCCGCACTCTAGCAAGAGCCAAAGACGGCAATGCTATACAAGCGGCAGGGGTGGGCTCGTGCAATTCTGGTATAAACTGCAAAGATGGAGCAAAGGCAGAGCTAAGTAAAGGCTCTAAAAACGCCTTTGATTTTGATATCACAGCAGAAGTAAAGTTTATTAACATTGCTGAAACAACAACTGGCACAAATGGCATAAAAATCACAGCCACTTTTAGCGATACAGCTACTACTACTGACCCAACAACAAATGCTATGCTAGTAAGCGCAACTGCTACTGGAAAAGGTGGAGGCGATATCATAGAAGGTGTTAATCAAATCAAGTTAAATGGCTTTGCTTTTAATATAGGAACAGAGTCACGATGAAAAAAGCATTTACTTTAGTAGAATTACTCTTTGTAATGGTGGTGCTTGCTATCATCGCTGGAGTAGGCACTGATATACTTCGCTCGCTATTTGACAACTATGCTGTAACTGCGCAAATCCACCGCCTAGAATCTGTGGCAAATAACGCTGCTGATATGATAGCAACTAGGCTAGAAAAAAGAGTACCACAAACCACAGCTATAGAGACTAGCACAGATACTGGCGCAAAAAACTATGAGCCACTCTCAGCTATAGATGCAAAGAACGGCAAGCTAGTGTTTTTTCGCAAAGCCTACGAGCTAGAGCGAAATTTCATCTCAGCCAAAAAAGGCGGAGCGGCAGCCCCTAGGACAAGCGGCTTTATAAGCGAACTAGAAACCACTACCAAAAGGGATAGTGGAAAGCTTGTAGATGAAGTAAAGTTTGTTAGCAAAGAAACTGATCTTACTGGCTTAAATCTTGATAATTATGAGCTGTTTTTTAGCAATGATAGCAGTTTGCTGTATGAAAATAAAAGTGATCATTTTGGGCGCTACTATAGTGGCAACAAGTCTTTTGCCTATCAATGTACTCAGGGCAGCATAGGGTTCACAGAAGGCAAATTCACACTAGTACGTAACTGCCCAGCTAGCACTAGCAATAGCACTATCGTCCGTCCTAGCATGGCTGCGCTTATTCATAAGTATTATCTCTCAAAAGAGATAGATAAAATCTACTTAGAAGATAACAATCTATATCTAGACACCTGCGATATCAAGGGCGCTTGTAAAAAAAGCCTGCTAGCACCTAGTGTTAGCACCTTTCGCTTTAGTGCGCTTGGAAGTGATCCAAACATCGCTAGTACAATTGTTTTTAAACTTTGCTTAGTAGAAAATGATGGCAAAGCCGAGGCTTGCCAAAGCAGGATAGTAAGATAAGGGGGCGACATGAAAAAGGGATTTTCACTCATTTTAGCGATTATTTTTATCTTGCTAGTAGCTAGCATAGGTGCGCTAAGTATGGCTATTTCATCATCTAGCGCAAAGACTAGCGTTAATCTTTTTATTCACGAACAAGCCAAGCTTTTAGCTGACGGAGCAGCTGAGTATGCCATTATGAAAGTCCAGCAAAATGACTTTACTGCTACCTGCGTGGATGAAATAGAGATAAATTATCCAAATGACACAAGCCCAACTTTTAGAGCAAATATTTCTATTACCTACATAGGCGATAAAGATACGATAAAAAACTGCGCTAATAGAATAGAAAGCGATAAAACAGGACTTCAATCAATCATCATCTCAGGTCAAGTAAGAAGCCTTTTAGATGAGAAAGCGAATAATTTTAGAGAAAATTTTGCTTACTCATTTACTACCACGCAAATACCATAAAATCTAGAATTGAATTCTAGATTTTGCACTTAAAAAGAGAATAGAATTTGCTTGTA
The nucleotide sequence above comes from Campylobacter magnus. Encoded proteins:
- the dsbD gene encoding protein-disulfide reductase DsbD; the protein is MLRIFTIFISFWFSFAFSAELDKDSAFKFSAKSVGGGFELGINFDKSVYLYADKLKVSVENNDISALLELPKPANNELNESFNIFIPMGILKGFDDKKSNVIVAFQGCSHTGFCYAPMRSEFRLSLLPPKVLETKLNIVNAPNQPSKTSLSSDEQIANELSKSSFFWILASFFGYGILLSLTPCVLPMVPVLSGIIVAKASSGASRGAKLLASLEYVLAMSVANAVLGVLAATLGAGLAAYLQQPIFIIFGTIIFVLLAVLIFSSHSAIFVRFNNFLNAKAGAFSGHFGVIFMGAISALILSPCVAAPLAGALLYIAGSGDILLGGFALFALGLGMGAPLLAIGAGFASMPRPGAWMMKITQIFGFVMLGVAIWLLSRIIGDFAWILYGLLGVFAGVFLADFKAPANAIARAFLALNLSFIAAGLACFMIFALSFGVGNSRFSSNAAATELKADLSIDDLSKLQEKIKTASKPVIVDFWASWCVNCIEFEKELSKDEMAQKLLSNFEIIKVDLSNMSEKKQGILEFYSIFGPPAFLIFKSGELRKKIIATPKMDEFKEILKEFS
- the fliW gene encoding flagellar assembly protein FliW, which codes for MVNKNLFTVKGPILGFEDITKVEITPLDKFFVTMKSVESGAEHKNTSFTLINPYVLRSDYSFDVPTPYQVLLDINDRSDLRVYNMVMLGKTIGESGVNFIAPIVCNVKNNTMAQIVLDPKDYVEYSQAEKISNFLS
- a CDS encoding prepilin-type N-terminal cleavage/methylation domain-containing protein; amino-acid sequence: MKGAFSLIELLLAIVVVGVAVAALPFIAISTGKANVQAVVSEVVTSSRIFIDDILSEPWNSAIADGFTDSSGAVMYSGILDAQSGDARFAAGTKKYFSRTLARAKDGNAIQAAGVGSCNSGINCKDGAKAELSKGSKNAFDFDITAEVKFINIAETTTGTNGIKITATFSDTATTTDPTTNAMLVSATATGKGGGDIIEGVNQIKLNGFAFNIGTESR
- a CDS encoding pilus assembly FimT family protein is translated as MKKAFTLVELLFVMVVLAIIAGVGTDILRSLFDNYAVTAQIHRLESVANNAADMIATRLEKRVPQTTAIETSTDTGAKNYEPLSAIDAKNGKLVFFRKAYELERNFISAKKGGAAAPRTSGFISELETTTKRDSGKLVDEVKFVSKETDLTGLNLDNYELFFSNDSSLLYENKSDHFGRYYSGNKSFAYQCTQGSIGFTEGKFTLVRNCPASTSNSTIVRPSMAALIHKYYLSKEIDKIYLEDNNLYLDTCDIKGACKKSLLAPSVSTFRFSALGSDPNIASTIVFKLCLVENDGKAEACQSRIVR